The Populus alba chromosome 4, ASM523922v2, whole genome shotgun sequence genome contains a region encoding:
- the LOC118033093 gene encoding glutamate receptor 2.7-like, whose product MMCFKETALMTFPIFTFNKLPKFWLLLLVAASFLVTTLPHGGKDIYDSKVTNIGAIIDINSRTGKEEKTAMEIAVRKFNNGSPNHKLSLYFQDSRSSPLQAALSAEKLIEENEVEVIIGMERWDEAALVADIGSQFKVPVISFSAPAITPPLASSRWPFLIRMAHSDSNQIKCIAAIIQSYNWRVVTVYEDYAYGGDGMLALLSKALQDVGSEIEYNLVLPPFSFVSDPKDAVQEELTKLLSEKIQSRVFIVLQSSLPMMIHLFREAKKMGLGGNDMVWILTDRVTSFLDIVNTSVIHSMEGALGIKNYYYDNTSSYQTFLTQFRQKFISEYPEEGYYEPGFYALRAHDSIAIITQAMDRLSSNTSSPKSFLDNIFTTSFVGLSGEINVKAGELLHSPMLRIVNVVGRGCRELDFWIPEFGFSNQPVVAKGGAENSTDAIRLKGPVIWPGDLQRNPKGWLMPTDTKRMIIGVPGRISFETFVKVSTNAAGKEEYNGFCIELFRKVREVLGYDLPYQFVPYNGTYDDLVHHVYNKTYDAIVGDVTILARRAEKVEFTQPYAESGLSMIVPEVSKESAWMFMKPFTKDMWLVTGAVLIFTMFIVWFLEHHTNPEFNGPWKNQIGTALWFTFSSLYFAHNKLLSRNREKIYSNLTRVVLLVWLFVVLILSSSYTASLSSMLTVRRLQPNVTDIEWLKRSSLKVGCDGDSFVRNYLKNVLGFKPENIKNVGYEYNYEGEFESASISAAFLELPYEKVFIGHHCKRYTATTPTYRFGGLGFVFQKGSPIAADFSKAILKLSEDGELKHLEDKWFAPSRECFSNATDNDITGSLSLQSFWGIYAITGATSTICFLLFLFQLLKNYYKQEVEDRGNATPSDKSVWEKTVALARYIYHGETVSPGESPISDPSPDIHESNSSL is encoded by the exons ATGATGTGCTTCAAAGAAACTGCTCTAATGACTTTCCCTATCTTTACTTTTAACAAACTCCCAAAATTTTGGCTTCTGCTCCTTGTAGCTGCCTCCTTTTTAGTCACTACTCTCCCACATGGAGGTAAAGACATCTATGATAGTAAAGTTACAAACATTGGCGCCATCATTGATATCAATTCAAGAACcgggaaagaagagaaaacagcaaTGGAAATAGCAGTTCGAAAGTTCAACAATGGGTCACCAAATCACAAGCTGTCTCTTTACTTTCAGGATTCCCGGAGTAGCCCACTTCAAGCTGCTCTTTCTG CTGAAAAGTTGATTGAAGAGAATGAAGTGGAAGTGATTATTGGTATGGAAAGATGGGATGAGGCAGCTTTAGTTGCTGATATTGGAAGCCAATTTAAAGTTCCAGTTATTTCATTTTCTGCACCTGCCATAACACCACCATTAGCATCATCTCGTTGGCCTTTCTTGATAAGAATGGCTCACAGTGATTCTAACCAAATAAAATGCATTGCAGCAATTATTCAATCTTATAACTGGAGGGTTGTAACTGTTTACGAAGATTATGCATATGGTGGTGATGGCATGCTGGCTCTCCTATCTAAGGCTCTTCAAGATGTTGGTTCAGAGATTGAATATAACTTGGTTCTTCCACCATTTTCCTTCGTATCTGATCCAAAAGATGCTGTTCAAGAAGAACTGACAAAACTACTAAGTGAAAAAATACAATCTCGGGTTTTTATCGTGCTCCAGTCATCGTTGCCCATGATGATTCATCTGTTTAGAGAAGCTAAGAAGATGGGACTTGGAGGAAATGACATGGTATGGATACTTACAGATAGAGTTACAAGTTTCTTGGACATAGTTAACACTTCTGTTATCCACTCCATGGAAGGTGCTCTGGGAATTAAGAACTACTATTATGATAATACAAGTTCCTACCAAACTTTTCTTACCCAATTCCGGCAGAAATTCATATCTGAATATCCAGAGGAAGGTTACTATGAGCCAGGATTCTATGCTCTACGAGCACATGACAGCATTGCTATCATCACTCAGGCCATGGACAGACTGTCTAGTAACACTAGCAGTCCAAAATCGTTTCTGGATAACATATTTACAACAAGTTTTGTTGGTTTAAGCGGCGAGATAAATGTCAAAGCAGGTGAGTTGTTGCATAGCCCTATGCTGAGGATTGTGAATGTGGTTGGAAGGGGATGCAGGGAGCTAGATTTCTGGATACCTGAGTTTGGATTCTCAAACCAACCTGTGGTGGCAAAAGGTGGAGCTGAAAATAGTACAGATGCTATAAGGTTGAAAGGGCCGGTGATTTGGCCGGGAGACCTACAACGTAATCCAAAAGGCTGGTTGATGCCTACTGATACAAAGCGGATGATTATTGGTGTTCCTGGTAGGATCTCATTTGAGACGTTTGTGAAAGTATCAACAAACGCTGCTGGTAAAGAGGAATATAATGGTTTCTGCATTGAACTTTTCCGTAAGGTGCGAGAAGTTCTGGGTTATGATCTGCCTTACCAATTTGTTCCCTACAATGGCACCTATGATGATCTGGTGCATCACGTGTACAACAAG acatacGATGCCATTGTCGGCGATGTAACCATACTAGCCAGGAGAGCAGAAAAGGTTGAGTTTACTCAACCATATGCAGAATCAGGATTGTCAATGATAGTTCCAGAAGTGTCTAAAGAGTCAGCATGGATGTTTATGAAGCCGTTTACAAAGGACATGTGGTTGGTCACTGGTGCCGTATTGATCTTCACAATGTTCATAGTGTGGTTCTTGGAGCATCACACCAATCCTGAATTCAACGGCCCATGGAAGAATCAGATTGGCACAGCTCTCTGGTTTACTTTCTCCTCACTTTATTTTGCACACAATAAGTTGCTTTCGAGAAACA GGGAGAAGATATACAGTAACCTCACCAGAGTGGTTCTTCTCGTGTGGCTTTTCGTAGTATTGATCTTGT CTTCGAGCTACACTGCCAGTCTCTCTTCAATGCTGACTGTCCGACGTCTGCAGCCAAATGTTACCGATATTGAGTGGCTGAAAAGGAGCAGCTTAAAAGTTGGCTGTGATGGAGATTCATTTGTACGGAATTATCTGAAGAATGTGCTAGGATTCAAACCAGAGAACATCAAGAATGTTGGCTATGAATACAACTATGAAGGGGAATTTGAAAGTGCCTCCATATCTGCTGCCTTTCTCGAACTCCCATATGAGAAAGTTTTCATCGGTCATCACTGCAAGCGATATACTGCAACCACTCCTACCTACAGATTTGGTGGACTAGGCTTT GTATTTCAGAAAGGCTCTCCTATCGCCGCAGATTTTTCCAAAGCGATCCTGAAGCTATCAGAAGATGGAGAACTAAAACATTTGGAAGACAAGTGGTTTGCTCCGTCGCGAGAGTGCTTCAGCAATGCAACTGACAATGATATAACTGGAAGCTTGAGCCTGCAAAGCTTCTGGGGTATCTACGCTATAACCGGTGCTACTTCGACCATTTGTTTTCTCCTATTTCTGTTTCAATTGCTGAAAAACTACTATAAACAAGAAGTGGAGGACAGAGGCAATGCAACTCCAAGTGATAAGAGTGTTTGGGAAAAAACAGTTGCTCTAGCAAGGTATATCTATCATGGAGAGACTGTGAGTCCAGGAGAATCTCCAATTTCTGATCCTTCCCCTGATATCCATGAATCGAACTCTTCTCTCTAA
- the LOC118033068 gene encoding glutamate receptor 2.4-like, protein MAKTIMICFEDKALMSFPIINFNRLSRLWLLFLVVTSFLVTTLPHGAEDINDSKVTNIGAIIDVNSRTGKEERTAMEIAVQKFNNGSPNHKLSLYFQDSRSSPLQAARAAEKLIEENEVEVIIGMERWDEAALVADVGSQFKVPVISFSAPAITPPLASSRWPFLIRMAHSDSNQIRCIASVIQSYNWRRVVTVYEDYTILGNFR, encoded by the exons ATGGCCAAAACCATTATGATATGCTTTGAAGACAAAGCTCTAATGTCTTTCCCTATCATTAATTTTAACCGACTCTCAAGATTGTGGCTACTGTTTCTTGTAGTCACCTCCTTTTTAGTCACTACTCTCCCCCATGGAGCTGAAGACATCAATGATAGTAAAGTTACAAACATTGGCGCCATCATAGATGTCAATTCAAGAACCGGGAAAGAAGAGAGAACAGCCATGGAAATAGCAGTTCAAAAGTTCAACAACGGGTCACCAAATCACAAGCTGTCTCTTTACTTTCAGGATTCCCGGAGTAGCCCACTTCAAGCTGCTCGTGCTG CTGAAAAGTTGATTGAAGAGAATGAAGTGGAAGTGATTATTGGTATGGAAAGATGGGATGAGGCAGCTTTAGTTGCTGATGTTGGAAGCCAATTTAAAGTTCCAGTTATTTCATTTTCTGCACCTGCCATAACACCACCATTAGCATCATCTCGTTGGCCTTTCTTGATAAGAATGGCTCACAGTGATTCTAACCAAATAAGATGCATTGCATCTGTTATTCAGTCTTATAACTGGAGGAGGGTTGTGACTGTTTACGAAGATTATACTATTCTTGGAAATTTTAGATAA